The Helianthus annuus cultivar XRQ/B chromosome 16, HanXRQr2.0-SUNRISE, whole genome shotgun sequence genome includes a window with the following:
- the LOC110916034 gene encoding uncharacterized membrane protein At1g16860: MGTRVPSHQLRNGLYVSGRPDHHHPTIGSPDNVTGADANHSGDHPPPVLTRSCRTSGSDPTPNHSGSGRVIALQPTGLITSGSLGMSGESGSGQMGPETSSGKTVYGPSVTTLGYDDLRLGFRVSRKLMWVLLVMAVMGLVVGAVLTVVVKKVVVVVVAAAVLVPVIVVILWNCVFKKRGLLGYLRKYPDDELRGAVDGQFVKITGIVTCGSIPLESSFQKVERCVYVSTELFEHKRGRGKSPVANHCCFSWGCSNSEKYVADFYISDMRSGLRALVKAGYGAKVAPFVKEATVVDITKEKRELSPRFLEWLADRSLSSDDRLMRLKEGYIKEGSTVSVMGVVRRHDNLLMIVPPGEPMSTGCRWSCGLLPTYVEGLVLTCDESQNADASLPV; encoded by the exons ACCAGAGTCCCTTCACACCAGCTCAGAAACGGACTCTACGTCTCGGGTCGACCCGATCACCACCACCCCACAATCGGGTCACCCGACAACGTCACCGGCGCCGATGCCAACCACTCCGGTGACCACCCGCCACCAGTTCTTACCAGATCCTGCAGGACTTCCGGATCCGACCCGACTCCTAACCATTCCGGGTCGGGTCGGGTGATAGCGCTTCAACCAACCGGGTTAATCACCTCCGGGAGCCTTGGAATGAGCGGCGAAAGCGGGTCGGGTCAGATGGGTCCGGAAACATCGTCAGGGAAGACGGTGTACGGGCCGTCTGTAACGACGTTAGGGTATGATGATCTAaggttagggtttagggtttcgaGGAAGTTAATGTGGGTGTTGTTGGTTATGGCGGTTATGGGATTGGTTGTGGGGGCGGTGTTGACGGTGGTGGTGAAgaaggtggtggttgtggtggtggctgCAGCGGTTTTGGTGCCGGTTATTGTGGTGATATTGTGGAATTGTGTGTTTAAGAAGAGGGGGTTGTTGGGGTATTTACGAAAGTACCCTGATGATGAACTTAGAGGTGCTGTTGATGGTCAATTTGTCAAGATTACTGGG ATTGTCACATGTGGTAGCATTCCTCTTGAATCATCATTCCAAAAAGTAGAGAGGTGTGTGTATGTATCCACAGAGCTGTTCGAGCACAAGCGCGGTAGGGGGAAATCACCTGTTGCTAACCATTGTTGCTTCTCCTGGGGATGCAGCAATTCAGAG AAATATGTGGCTGATTTTTACATATCAGACATGCGATCGGGATTAAGGGCTCTAGTGAAAGCCGGATACGGGGCTAAAGTAGCTCCGTTTGTTAAAGAAGCAACGGTTGTTGATATAACGAAAGAAAAGCGTGAGTTATCTCCAAGGTTTTTGGAATGGCTTGCTGACCGCAGCCTCTCGAGTGATGACCGACTTATGCGCCTCAAAGAAGG GTACATCAAAGAAGGAAGCACGGTTAGTGTGATGGGCGTGGTGAGGCGGCATGATAACCTGCTCATGATTGTTCCGCCAGGCGAGCCCATGTCAACGGGCTGTCGATGGTCTTGCGGTCTTCTCCCAACCTATGTAGAAGGTCTTGTGTTGACTTGTGACGAAAGTCAAAATGCTGATGCCTCCTTACCTGTGTAG
- the LOC110917097 gene encoding RPM1-interacting protein 4: MSQRSHIPKFGSWDADNVPYTAYFENARKDKGTGVMINPNDPEQNPEAFMKYGENDGINFDEKNMNSDQSSNSSNQQSYKSDRRKSINARDKRSNFSPPSPSPGPNRPRYGYNPADDIVSHRSASVPMFGAWDEKDPKSAEGFTVIFQKVKEEKHIAATNFPPIPQQSSYNLNNPKRETRKAKKWCCF; encoded by the exons ATGTCT CAACGATCACATATCCCGAAGTTTGGGAGTTGGGATGCTGATAACGTCCCCTACACGGCCTACTTTGAAAATGCACGAAAAGATAAAGGCACTGGTGTGATGATCAATCCAAACGACCCGGAACAGAATCCAGAAGCTTTTATGAAATATGGAGAAAATGATGGCATCAATTTCGATGAGAAAAATATGAACAGTGATCAGAGTTCAAACTCAAGCAACCAACAAAGTTACAAGTCGGATCGAAGAAAGAGTATTAACGCAAGAGACAAGAGGAGCAATTTTTCTCCGCCTTCACCTTCCCCCGGACCGAATAGGCCAAGATATGGATATAATCCGGCTGATGATATTGTT TCGCATAGATCAGCATCGGTGCCAATGTTTGGGGCATGGGACGAAAAAGACCCGAAATCTGCCGAAGGTTTTACGGTCATCTTTCAGAAAGTCAAAGAGGAAAAACACATTGCAGCGACCAACTTCCCACCAATCCCTCAACAGTCTTCATATAATCTCAACAATCCAAAAAGGGAGACAAGAAAAGCCAAG AAATGGTGTTGCTTTTAA
- the LOC110919654 gene encoding uncharacterized protein LOC110919654, with the protein MDPFNNPDNPNTPNNPNTPNNPTQPNAFSVPGYYPTLEPNQFSQYSSNAFASFQHSPNQFAQISQNQALQQMMMRGAWNFPPIQPQPIPTPPVQPQPIPAQSEPEDDVEIVPETQPPKGKGKRNKGKQVVGDQPSKPKATKWTPIEEEALAKAFIGTDNPTKVGNNQSGEGFWSKVLAKFLALMDQGPYRDLDSVSSKWRKMNSSINRFCEEYNKLYTSDRRSGWNDEDVFKMALEKYKDKNGTNFPHVRAWMVVKDEPKYRPIPNEVAMAKRQKTSETGSFTVLASVDRTRGVT; encoded by the exons ATGGATCCGTTCAACAACCCGGACAACCCGAACACTCCGAACAACCCGAATACTCCCAACAATCCGACCCAACCTAATGCTTTCTCGGTTCCGGGATATTATCCGACGctagaaccgaaccaattctcgCAATATTCATCGAACGCGTTTGCTTCATTCCAACACTCGCCAAACCAATTCGCTCAAATCTCCCAAAATCAAGCCCTTCAACAAATGATGATGCGGGGTGCTTGGAACTTCCCACCCATCCAACCTCAACCGATCCCCACACCACCCGTTCAACCTCAACCGATCCCGGCCCAATCCGAACCCGAAGACGATGTGGAGATTGTTCCCGAAACCCAACCGCCTAAAGGGAAAGGAAAACGAAACAAAGGCAAGCAAGTGGTGGGTGATCAACCGTCGAAACCGAAGGCGACTAAGTGGACACCAATCGAAGAAGAAGCCTTAGCCAAGGCTTTCATTGGCACTGACAACCCGACAAAAG ttG gTAATAACCAATCGGGTGAGGGGTTTTGGTCCAAGGTATTGGCCAAGTTTCTCGCCTTGATGGACCAAGGCCCGTATCGAGATCTCGACTCGGTTTCCTCAAAGTGGCGGAAAATGAACTCGTCCATCAATAGGTTTTGCGAGGAATATAATAAATTATATACAAGTGACCGTCGTAGCGGGTGGAACGACGAGGATGTGTTCAAAATGGCGTTGGAAAAGTATAAGGACAAGAATGGTACCAACTTTCCTCACGTTCGCGCGTGGATGGTTGTAAAAGACGAACCAAAATATAGGCCTATTCCCAACGAGGTGGCGATggcgaaacgccaaaaaacatcgGAAACGGGTAGTTTTACTGTTTTAGCGTCGGTGGATCGGACGCGAGGTgtcacataa